One part of the Clostridium thermosuccinogenes genome encodes these proteins:
- a CDS encoding PKD domain-containing protein: MKYKRAISTLLITVLIIMSIPYISFAAKIDYAPDTQTIRLTTVATNATTPVTYSVEGWTIAFTGESGKKYAVRLKLKNTSSTPLPGNKTEYVYEIPIASTTDPNNVLDRCKATYGDHDDFIKFFSKDKHVKLYALIVIKNNGVPEGSLNYDGTTTGKVYDLYAGDLDALKKARAWLDPTTFDGNYIRDCFIPAVDVPKEDIAPPTAKITHKGVEVSSLSVSEGEPIDISGANSKFPSYATEKLYTWQYRTKGSSTWTTLVTKGIDKVVPPLPNLKVGKYEVKLHVDYNMGKNKYEFKESEHPETSTTMELEIKPNANKAYVIATGDIEPDKIVSQEDVDNNVPIPVNVGVTGKLMDYPDISRISKWTLHLRKDPQGPDDQYQKVEYTTNLKDTASATCEFTIPAGLLKNSDSYTQPFVVSAWATVDGKVIKSDPVYCYIKLYKEGAAPYVKATPSIEPDKKISQEDVDKNVMIPVEVGVTGVLKNLSDISKISKWTLHLRKEPQGEDDQYQKVEFTTNLRASAHTICDFTIPAGVLKNSDRYTQKFAVSAWATVDGKVIKSNTEYCSITIYKVGVPPPDPNPDPPEVNEPPVAVITSPSYVKAGELVNISGTGSYDPDGTIVDYYWEIQDKPNAISGSSGYYTFPYIGVYNVTLVVTDDDGATGQAQKAITVMPPSPVALITANGKFKENRIVNIDGTHSIGTPQYPIDWSKAEWSITPVSDTGATDNIWVVTSLDANGMPIGNKYSAGSTDGGPLHKIVFKDAGEYDINLTVYNTAGLSGSRTYRLEIKEDLPPVVNASVYPTERLYNADGTLCETTIIRVEHTNESGTTPVMFEVSRYTYNGCLDRINEFFGVNPITEAKISEFLSANPDIKRVTTSTPLFAKLVITDNSYSPDGDFLANRKIWVTYDANNNGVFTDSVDTKTLIQDLSGQDNIEKNKVIEYLCSDTVGRYKVEIEVTEGFVP; encoded by the coding sequence ATGAAATATAAAAGAGCGATATCAACATTGCTGATTACAGTATTAATTATTATGAGCATACCTTATATATCGTTCGCTGCGAAAATTGACTATGCACCGGATACACAGACAATAAGATTAACCACAGTAGCTACTAATGCAACCACACCGGTTACATATTCGGTTGAAGGGTGGACTATTGCTTTTACGGGAGAATCAGGGAAAAAATATGCTGTGCGTTTAAAGCTTAAAAACACATCCTCAACTCCTCTTCCAGGGAATAAAACTGAGTATGTATATGAAATCCCGATTGCGTCCACGACTGATCCAAACAACGTATTAGACCGCTGCAAAGCTACATATGGAGATCATGATGATTTTATAAAGTTTTTTTCCAAAGATAAACACGTTAAACTCTATGCCCTTATCGTTATAAAAAACAATGGAGTACCGGAAGGCAGCTTAAATTATGACGGTACCACAACAGGGAAGGTATATGACCTATATGCCGGCGATTTGGATGCACTAAAGAAAGCCAGGGCATGGCTTGACCCCACCACATTTGATGGAAACTATATAAGGGACTGCTTTATTCCTGCGGTGGACGTTCCAAAAGAAGATATTGCTCCTCCAACCGCAAAGATAACTCATAAAGGTGTAGAGGTATCTTCTCTTTCTGTGTCTGAGGGGGAGCCTATTGACATATCCGGGGCCAATTCCAAGTTTCCCAGCTATGCAACAGAAAAACTTTACACGTGGCAGTACAGGACGAAAGGCTCTTCTACCTGGACAACCCTTGTTACAAAAGGGATTGACAAGGTTGTACCTCCCTTGCCGAATTTAAAGGTAGGAAAGTATGAGGTAAAGCTTCATGTTGATTACAACATGGGAAAGAATAAATATGAGTTTAAAGAATCTGAACATCCGGAAACGTCAACGACCATGGAGCTTGAAATAAAGCCAAATGCAAACAAGGCGTATGTTATAGCAACAGGAGATATAGAACCGGATAAGATAGTGTCCCAGGAAGACGTTGACAATAACGTGCCGATACCAGTTAATGTAGGGGTAACTGGAAAGCTTATGGATTACCCGGATATTTCGAGGATATCGAAATGGACGTTGCATTTGAGGAAAGACCCGCAAGGCCCTGATGACCAATATCAGAAAGTTGAATACACAACCAACCTTAAAGATACTGCCTCAGCTACATGTGAATTTACAATACCCGCAGGATTGCTAAAAAACTCCGACAGCTATACGCAGCCGTTTGTTGTATCTGCCTGGGCGACAGTAGATGGAAAAGTTATAAAAAGTGATCCGGTATATTGTTACATAAAATTATATAAAGAGGGAGCAGCTCCTTATGTTAAGGCAACACCGTCAATAGAGCCGGATAAGAAGATATCTCAAGAAGATGTTGACAAAAATGTAATGATACCGGTTGAAGTCGGAGTTACAGGAGTGCTCAAAAATTTATCAGATATTTCGAAGATATCAAAATGGACGTTGCATTTGAGAAAAGAGCCACAGGGTGAAGATGATCAATATCAGAAAGTTGAATTTACAACTAACCTTAGAGCTTCGGCCCATACTATATGTGACTTTACTATACCGGCAGGAGTTTTGAAAAATTCCGACAGATATACTCAGAAATTCGCTGTATCTGCCTGGGCGACAGTGGATGGCAAAGTTATAAAGAGTAATACTGAGTATTGTTCTATAACAATATATAAAGTAGGAGTACCACCACCAGACCCGAATCCAGACCCACCGGAAGTAAATGAGCCTCCAGTAGCAGTTATAACATCGCCGTCATATGTTAAGGCAGGTGAATTAGTCAACATATCCGGTACAGGTTCGTATGATCCTGATGGGACGATAGTTGACTATTACTGGGAGATACAGGATAAACCCAATGCCATTAGTGGCAGCTCAGGTTATTATACTTTCCCATATATAGGAGTTTATAACGTAACGTTGGTTGTTACTGATGATGACGGAGCTACCGGACAGGCGCAAAAAGCAATCACAGTAATGCCTCCATCTCCAGTTGCTCTTATAACCGCCAACGGAAAATTTAAAGAAAACAGAATAGTAAACATCGATGGAACACATAGTATTGGAACGCCTCAATATCCCATAGACTGGTCTAAAGCTGAGTGGAGTATAACTCCTGTAAGTGATACAGGAGCAACTGATAATATATGGGTAGTGACCTCTTTGGATGCCAATGGCATGCCTATTGGAAATAAATACAGTGCCGGTTCCACAGATGGAGGCCCATTGCATAAAATCGTTTTCAAGGATGCCGGAGAATATGACATAAACCTAACTGTGTATAATACAGCCGGATTGTCCGGAAGCAGAACTTACAGATTAGAAATTAAAGAGGACCTGCCGCCTGTTGTCAATGCTTCTGTATATCCTACAGAAAGGTTATACAATGCAGATGGTACCCTGTGTGAAACTACAATTATCCGTGTGGAGCATACAAATGAAAGCGGTACTACTCCTGTTATGTTTGAAGTGTCCAGATATACATATAATGGTTGTCTGGACAGAATTAACGAATTTTTTGGAGTAAATCCGATTACTGAGGCAAAAATCTCAGAATTTCTTTCTGCTAATCCGGATATTAAGCGTGTTACTACATCAACACCATTATTTGCTAAGCTGGTAATCACGGATAACAGTTATTCACCGGACGGAGATTTTTTGGCAAACCGTAAAATATGGGTAACTTACGATGCAAACAATAATGGTGTTTTCACGGATTCGGTCGATACAAAGACTTTAATCCAGGATCTTTCAGGGCAGGACAACATAGAAAAAAACAAAGTAATAGAATACCTTTGTAGTGATACTGTAGGTAGGTATAAGGTGGAAATAGAGGTTACAGAAGGCTTTGTGCCATAA